A stretch of the Flavobacterium aquiphilum genome encodes the following:
- a CDS encoding GntR family transcriptional regulator codes for MYEHLKNIPLLDHDSKIPLHKQAEEQLRELIKLPEFKGGELFPKEVDLAKRWGISRNTLRQAIAILVNEKLLERKKGSGTRVTQNRISTNLNNWMSFTHEMEDLGLEFKNLSLHAEIVPASAKVAKHLQINEGDEVMFLQRIRSIDDSPMVYFESYFHPRIGLSLDENFETPLYEILDNKYNVVPVYSQEELKAIAASKKIASNLKIEKDQPVLERKRVVLDTARKPIEYNICYYRNDWFTYTIEIKRTI; via the coding sequence ATGTATGAACATTTAAAAAATATACCGTTACTAGATCATGACAGTAAAATTCCTTTGCATAAACAAGCGGAAGAACAATTACGTGAACTTATTAAACTTCCGGAATTTAAAGGAGGTGAATTATTTCCAAAAGAAGTCGATTTGGCAAAACGTTGGGGAATTTCCCGCAATACGCTTCGTCAGGCTATTGCTATTTTGGTGAATGAAAAATTGTTGGAAAGAAAAAAAGGTTCTGGAACAAGGGTTACTCAAAATCGGATAAGCACCAATCTTAATAATTGGATGAGTTTCACCCACGAGATGGAGGATTTGGGCTTGGAATTCAAAAATCTTTCATTGCATGCTGAAATTGTTCCTGCAAGTGCCAAAGTTGCTAAACATTTGCAAATAAACGAAGGAGACGAAGTCATGTTTTTACAACGAATCCGAAGCATTGACGATAGTCCAATGGTTTATTTTGAATCCTATTTTCATCCTCGAATAGGTCTTTCTCTTGATGAAAATTTTGAAACCCCACTATATGAAATATTGGATAATAAATACAATGTGGTTCCCGTGTATTCACAGGAAGAGCTCAAAGCCATTGCTGCCAGTAAGAAAATTGCTAGTAATTTGAAAATTGAAAAAGATCAGCCTGTTCTTGAAAGAAAGCGTGTAGTACTCGACACGGCCAGAAAACCAATCGAATATAATATCTGTTATTATAGAAATGATTGGTTTACCTATACAATAGAAATTAAACGTACGATTTAG
- a CDS encoding alpha-L-fucosidase yields MKKTALCLLFLSMNWMGILAQTYAPTEGNLKNRAAFQDDKFGMFIHFGPYSVLGNGEWVMNNQNIKVTEYGRLINVFNPQDFDAKKWVGIAKSAGMKYITFTTRHHDGFSNFDTKLSDWKITNTHFKRDLLKELADECHKQGIKLFCYYSLLDWTRTDYQYETGKTGKGTGRTQKSDWDSYIRFMKGQLTELLSNYGEISGIWFDGHWDQLDNDTDKTLLSKVNWHYDEIYKLIHSLQPNCMISNNHHLTPLPGEDFQAFEKDLPGGNTSGFGGQSVSQLPLETCETMNNSWGFNINDRKYKSTKDLLHYMINAASMNANFLLNVGPMADGTIQPEFVTTLKEMGTWMEKNGNSIYGTRGGIMKTQDWGVFTAKDKNWFAHIINAPKQNGYIFIPEMKQKIKKCYLMDGKKELKFKQQPEGTFVYLDGAKIDPIDTIIEMEMQ; encoded by the coding sequence ATGAAAAAAACAGCACTTTGTTTACTATTCCTATCAATGAATTGGATGGGAATTCTGGCGCAAACATACGCGCCTACTGAGGGGAATTTGAAAAATAGAGCCGCTTTTCAAGACGATAAATTCGGAATGTTTATTCACTTTGGACCTTACAGTGTTTTGGGTAACGGCGAATGGGTGATGAATAACCAAAACATCAAGGTTACTGAATACGGAAGACTTATTAATGTGTTCAATCCGCAAGATTTTGATGCTAAAAAATGGGTAGGAATTGCAAAATCGGCGGGAATGAAATACATCACTTTCACGACACGTCACCACGATGGTTTTAGCAATTTTGACACCAAATTATCCGATTGGAAAATTACCAATACGCATTTTAAAAGAGATTTATTAAAAGAATTGGCTGACGAATGCCACAAACAAGGCATCAAATTATTTTGCTATTATTCGCTTTTAGACTGGACAAGAACCGATTATCAATACGAAACCGGAAAAACTGGAAAAGGAACAGGCAGAACCCAAAAAAGTGACTGGGACAGCTACATTCGCTTTATGAAAGGACAATTAACTGAATTATTGAGCAATTACGGTGAAATTAGCGGAATTTGGTTTGACGGGCATTGGGACCAATTGGATAATGACACAGACAAAACATTACTCTCAAAAGTGAATTGGCATTATGATGAAATCTACAAATTGATTCACTCGTTGCAACCCAACTGCATGATTTCGAATAATCATCACCTCACTCCCCTTCCTGGAGAAGATTTTCAGGCATTTGAAAAAGACTTGCCAGGTGGAAACACATCTGGTTTTGGAGGGCAATCGGTTTCTCAATTACCACTGGAAACCTGCGAAACAATGAACAATTCCTGGGGGTTTAATATCAACGACCGGAAATACAAGTCGACGAAGGATCTACTGCATTATATGATAAATGCTGCCAGTATGAATGCAAATTTCCTTTTGAATGTTGGTCCTATGGCTGACGGGACAATTCAACCTGAATTTGTGACTACTCTGAAAGAAATGGGAACTTGGATGGAGAAAAACGGAAATAGCATTTACGGAACCAGAGGCGGCATAATGAAAACCCAAGATTGGGGAGTATTTACTGCCAAAGACAAAAATTGGTTTGCGCACATCATCAACGCTCCAAAACAAAATGGTTATATTTTTATCCCGGAAATGAAACAAAAAATCAAAAAATGCTATTTGATGGACGGAAAAAAAGAACTGAAATTCAAACAACAACCGGAAGGAACTTTTGTGTATTTGGATGGTGCAAAAATTGACCCGATTGATACGATTATCGAAATGGAAATGCAATAG
- a CDS encoding SusD/RagB family nutrient-binding outer membrane lipoprotein, giving the protein MKKLLYISLASLAVFFGSCSQDEFADAYRDPSTVTTTTVPKQFAGFMKINYEDVIPSYWNYFTVLRSTSLTYTQAHGFTNTPGRYIPGAATVYRWDRYYRFITQYRELEKVMASLPAAEQADNRIFTIASTIYLFDHTSKMIDNFGDIPFSEAGKISMTGGAYSNALAKYDNQTELYTMMLDQLKAFSTELNTITLSAKVNTEFKNQDLINKGDLVMWKNYCNSLRLKLLNRVSAVPAFTARANTEMAAIIAEGKLVDENSENIAFRVYNQNSDTGLNSSGFQDALESWPNNIAPKAMIDHMNTNLDPRKPWLFEPGANASGVYTGLDPAIASSASQDLLITDGKLAIYNRSVISRNKWLPGTLINAAEVNLILAEYYSRSGNAATAKTHFEKAIRQSIEYYVRLGDKADVVTWKPAVEPTAAEIDAYILKINFAGALTPAAQLQLIAFQKYIHYNIMQADESWAEQRRLKLPALTFLDDETSSIRKTPPTRWTYPGSESVYNTANYNAVKANDNLSTKIFWDVK; this is encoded by the coding sequence ATGAAAAAATTATTATATATATCACTGGCAAGCTTAGCTGTTTTCTTTGGCTCTTGTTCGCAAGACGAGTTTGCGGATGCTTATAGAGATCCTTCTACGGTTACAACAACAACTGTTCCTAAACAGTTTGCCGGTTTCATGAAGATCAACTATGAGGATGTAATTCCGTCATATTGGAACTATTTTACAGTTTTAAGATCGACTTCTTTAACATACACTCAGGCGCATGGATTTACAAATACACCCGGACGTTATATTCCAGGTGCTGCTACAGTTTATAGATGGGATAGATATTACAGGTTTATTACCCAATATAGAGAGTTAGAGAAAGTTATGGCTTCGTTACCTGCAGCAGAACAGGCTGATAACAGGATTTTTACCATTGCTTCGACTATTTATTTATTCGATCATACATCAAAAATGATTGACAACTTTGGAGATATTCCTTTCTCTGAAGCTGGTAAAATCAGTATGACGGGTGGTGCTTACTCTAATGCATTGGCTAAGTATGATAATCAGACAGAGCTTTATACAATGATGTTGGATCAATTGAAAGCTTTTTCGACTGAATTGAATACCATTACTCTATCTGCTAAGGTTAACACAGAATTCAAAAATCAAGACTTAATTAATAAGGGAGATTTGGTAATGTGGAAAAATTATTGTAATTCTTTACGTTTGAAATTATTGAACAGAGTTTCTGCTGTTCCTGCTTTTACAGCAAGAGCAAATACTGAAATGGCTGCAATTATTGCTGAAGGAAAACTAGTTGATGAAAATTCAGAAAATATTGCATTCAGAGTTTATAATCAAAATTCTGATACAGGATTGAATAGTTCTGGATTTCAGGATGCTTTAGAATCTTGGCCCAATAATATTGCTCCAAAAGCAATGATTGATCATATGAATACGAATCTTGACCCTCGTAAGCCTTGGTTGTTTGAACCAGGAGCTAACGCATCAGGAGTTTATACAGGACTTGATCCAGCGATCGCTTCATCGGCATCTCAGGATTTATTAATCACTGATGGTAAACTTGCAATCTATAATCGTTCTGTAATCAGTAGAAACAAATGGTTACCTGGAACATTGATTAATGCTGCTGAAGTTAACTTGATTCTTGCAGAGTACTATTCAAGAAGTGGTAACGCTGCTACGGCAAAAACTCATTTCGAGAAAGCAATCAGACAATCAATAGAGTATTATGTGAGATTAGGTGATAAAGCTGATGTTGTTACTTGGAAACCTGCTGTAGAGCCTACAGCAGCTGAAATCGATGCTTATATTCTTAAAATTAATTTTGCTGGAGCTTTAACACCTGCTGCTCAATTACAGTTGATTGCTTTCCAAAAGTATATTCACTATAACATAATGCAAGCTGACGAGTCTTGGGCTGAACAAAGAAGATTAAAACTTCCAGCTTTAACATTCTTGGATGACGAGACTAGTAGCATTAGAAAAACACCGCCAACTCGCTGGACATATCCAGGTTCTGAGAGTGTTTATAACACTGCTAATTACAATGCTGTTAAAGCAAATGATAATTTGAGTACTAAAATTTTCTGGGACGTAAAGTAA
- a CDS encoding GLPGLI family protein, which yields MKKKVLTLLTVCVITLSFAQKIPTAIKVTYLRTSNGKVTENQDPMFLFASKDLSLITTDKILQQNANFPFEQTFIDFNTQTISQWAQLKGGKSILSNDNEALGKQKFEFSSETKKILNYTCKKATTFVNSNKIEIWYTTEFGLKGGPSVLGQNLGLVLETIRNGNSTLTATKIEILKTTPTLLVIPQVQAVDQLTYKDLLWKSRFVNIPVFTKEQIHFVSDAKSNDSIYRFANGTVIVRKIKFPEIKRGSSIYADVTEQSNGDAYDRTGSVFMIPMDKQKSFLDGLKNGIKTLPVYENGNGKKYQGVVSTNEYTSLLEMMRFFTPFGVKHFNYLQLKNKVWQDSVIYRQDISLLQPKLSDQEVYIGMFIGNYDAGGHKASLNITIHEGEDNNTKADFILPLFNTLNVMEMAGQEYSTMFDNEKGLEMTFEVPDGYRNFKLSYTTTGHGGWENGDEFLQKKNTILIDGKEIFGFTPWRTDCGSYRLSNPASGNFGNGLSSSDESRSNWCPGTTTNPNLIDLGNLSPGKHTIKVSIPLGKPEGSSSSAWNVSGFLIGEK from the coding sequence ATGAAAAAAAAAGTATTAACCCTGTTGACCGTTTGTGTAATTACTTTGTCATTTGCACAAAAAATACCGACAGCAATTAAAGTCACCTACCTAAGAACATCGAACGGAAAAGTGACTGAAAATCAAGACCCGATGTTTTTGTTTGCTTCGAAGGATTTAAGTTTAATAACAACTGACAAAATCCTGCAGCAAAATGCAAACTTCCCATTTGAACAAACTTTTATCGATTTTAACACCCAAACGATTTCACAATGGGCACAATTGAAAGGAGGCAAATCTATTCTCAGTAATGATAATGAAGCTTTAGGTAAACAAAAATTTGAATTCAGCTCCGAAACCAAAAAAATCCTGAATTATACTTGCAAAAAGGCAACAACCTTTGTCAACTCAAATAAAATTGAAATTTGGTACACCACTGAATTTGGATTGAAAGGAGGGCCTAGTGTTTTGGGACAAAATTTAGGTTTGGTTCTGGAAACCATTCGTAACGGAAATTCGACTTTGACAGCTACAAAAATTGAAATTTTAAAGACCACTCCTACCCTTCTTGTAATTCCACAGGTACAAGCTGTTGATCAATTGACTTACAAAGATTTATTATGGAAAAGTCGCTTTGTAAATATTCCGGTTTTTACCAAAGAACAAATTCATTTTGTTTCGGATGCCAAATCAAATGACAGCATTTATAGATTTGCAAACGGAACTGTAATTGTTCGAAAAATTAAATTCCCTGAAATCAAAAGAGGAAGTTCCATTTATGCAGATGTAACCGAGCAATCAAATGGTGATGCTTATGACAGAACCGGTTCGGTTTTTATGATTCCGATGGACAAACAAAAATCTTTTCTTGACGGATTAAAAAATGGTATAAAAACCTTACCTGTTTATGAAAATGGAAATGGCAAGAAATACCAAGGCGTTGTTTCTACCAACGAATACACCTCATTATTAGAAATGATGCGCTTTTTCACTCCTTTTGGAGTAAAGCATTTCAACTATTTACAACTAAAAAACAAAGTTTGGCAGGATAGTGTTATCTATCGTCAAGACATTTCATTATTACAGCCAAAACTAAGTGATCAAGAGGTTTATATTGGAATGTTTATCGGTAATTATGATGCAGGCGGGCACAAAGCGAGTTTAAACATTACGATTCATGAAGGTGAAGACAACAATACCAAAGCTGATTTTATTTTGCCTCTTTTCAATACGCTGAATGTAATGGAAATGGCGGGACAAGAATATTCAACAATGTTTGATAACGAAAAAGGGCTCGAAATGACATTTGAAGTGCCTGATGGTTATAGAAATTTCAAATTGAGTTACACTACAACCGGTCACGGAGGTTGGGAAAATGGTGATGAGTTTTTGCAGAAAAAAAACACCATTTTGATTGATGGAAAAGAAATTTTTGGATTCACTCCTTGGCGCACCGACTGTGGTTCATACCGATTGAGTAATCCTGCTTCGGGTAATTTTGGTAACGGATTGTCATCTTCTGACGAAAGCCGATCCAACTGGTGCCCGGGAACAACGACGAATCCAAATTTGATTGATTTAGGAAATCTTTCTCCTGGAAAACATACCATCAAAGTATCTATTCCGCTTGGAAAACCTGAAGGGAGTAGCTCAAGTGCGTGGAATGTTTCGGGATTTTTGATTGGGGAGAAATAA
- a CDS encoding M20/M25/M40 family metallo-hydrolase: MLKKILFFSVIALLATEKGTAQSTFSAEKFMKHDTYLASDKLEGRLVGTKGNNEAAAYIKKHFKKFGLKKLNNDYYQPFKVFIKPNINKMKSDSVATQNVVGFIEGSDENLKKEFIVIGAHYDHWGWGGTGSGSKKKDTLAIHNGADDNASGVSALLSILEEFHNKKITTKRSIIFISFSGEEEGLLGSKYFVNHLPVDKNSVKVMINMDMVGRLNDKKELYMGGAGTFPGGVELMKKLGEGSGLNPIVFAGDVGGSDHVTFYKNDISAVGLHTGGHPQYHTPEDDSTLINSKGAVLVCQYICNALIAIANYEQPLTFIKQN; the protein is encoded by the coding sequence ATGCTTAAAAAAATTCTTTTCTTTTCAGTGATAGCGCTATTAGCAACTGAAAAAGGAACTGCGCAATCGACATTTTCTGCGGAAAAATTCATGAAACACGATACCTATCTGGCTTCGGATAAACTGGAAGGCCGTCTTGTTGGAACAAAAGGTAACAATGAAGCAGCAGCTTACATCAAAAAACACTTTAAGAAATTCGGGTTGAAAAAATTAAACAACGATTATTATCAGCCATTCAAGGTTTTTATAAAACCGAATATCAATAAGATGAAATCGGATAGCGTAGCTACGCAAAATGTGGTAGGTTTTATCGAAGGTTCGGATGAAAACCTAAAAAAGGAATTCATCGTCATTGGTGCGCATTATGATCACTGGGGTTGGGGCGGAACAGGTTCTGGCAGCAAGAAAAAAGACACTCTGGCCATTCATAACGGTGCCGATGACAATGCTTCGGGAGTTTCGGCATTGCTGTCGATTTTGGAGGAATTCCATAATAAAAAGATTACTACCAAAAGAAGCATTATTTTTATTTCGTTTAGTGGTGAAGAAGAAGGATTATTAGGATCCAAATATTTTGTAAATCATCTACCAGTTGATAAAAATTCAGTAAAAGTAATGATCAACATGGATATGGTTGGCCGATTGAACGACAAAAAAGAACTCTATATGGGAGGTGCTGGTACCTTTCCCGGAGGAGTTGAACTGATGAAAAAACTAGGTGAAGGCAGTGGATTGAATCCTATTGTTTTTGCTGGTGATGTTGGAGGATCAGATCATGTTACTTTCTATAAAAATGACATTTCGGCAGTTGGGTTACATACAGGCGGACATCCGCAATACCACACGCCCGAAGACGATTCTACTTTAATTAACAGTAAAGGAGCTGTTTTAGTTTGTCAATATATTTGCAATGCTTTGATTGCGATTGCTAACTATGAGCAACCATTGACTTTTATAAAGCAAAATTAA
- a CDS encoding ROK family protein — protein sequence MKKVGVDVGGSHVTVSVIEHNATDNQKQTFFRKEINTNENPTAIISAIGNSIKEALDHQNGVATIGIAFPGPFNYAKGVSEIKGVGGKFETTFGVHIQQALKNFTGLDTAFFAFGNDAHCFAVGAYHRHQLKSKRTVFLTLGTGFGSAFMVDGDLVENHPDVPKNGVFYDKPFLGTIADECFSTRWILAEYERLSGQIIKSVKALAALNTDVSKIVFRNFGANMGTFLFPWFEKFSCEELVIGGNISKAKALFLPVLEEKLKSLKTKINILFCDDAEQSILTGATIIADKKNRLQMENTIQSKRKTTQALLPVNEVVKSNSDYNIFPSFHTNSDVFVGFDSLANAISKQKKVIIDGFGGVLWENFRNHLNSALTEKKINVLWYDIDACLKSSAEIDEMIKPNMNGDDLVFGKRYEGELSDFFDAEKLKMLQPDSAADICIVYGTGASLANWEGQLIYVDVPKNEIQYRMRACSVKNIGSTDTLAYSQIYKRLYFIEWPVLNAHKERLLPKIDLIVDEQRIDEITWMQGSDFRKALDKMLESPLRARPWFEAGVWGGHWMKNHIDDLNQEEVNYAWSFELITPENGIVLEGNNHLLEVSFDFLMFRDNKKVLGKAAERFGNDFPIRFDYLDTFDGGNLSVQCHPRPEYIKENFGEPFTQDETYYILDCRDDANVYLGFTDDINPKEFEQALIESQETAQPIEIEKYVQKFKAKKHDLFLIPNGTIHASGINNMVLEISSTPYIFTFKMYDWVRPGLDGKPRPINVEHGLKNVYFDRKGERVANEFISKQTAVQEFPNGRKMNLSTHQEHFYAIDRYEFTGDIEIETLGQCHICMLVEGDIAEVSAGENTQTFKYAETFVIPANVPKYKINCKGDNKAFVVVSYVKDSWC from the coding sequence ATGAAAAAAGTAGGAGTTGATGTAGGAGGAAGCCATGTTACTGTAAGTGTTATCGAACACAATGCTACAGATAACCAAAAGCAAACATTTTTTAGAAAGGAAATCAATACAAATGAAAATCCAACAGCCATCATTTCAGCTATTGGTAACTCAATAAAAGAAGCTTTAGATCACCAAAATGGAGTAGCTACTATTGGAATCGCTTTTCCCGGACCATTTAATTATGCAAAAGGGGTGAGTGAAATAAAAGGGGTCGGAGGTAAATTTGAAACAACTTTTGGAGTTCATATACAACAGGCATTAAAAAATTTCACAGGTTTAGATACTGCTTTTTTTGCATTTGGAAATGATGCACATTGTTTTGCCGTAGGAGCTTATCATAGACATCAATTAAAAAGCAAACGAACCGTTTTTTTAACTCTTGGGACAGGTTTTGGTTCCGCTTTTATGGTCGATGGTGATTTGGTTGAAAATCATCCTGACGTACCAAAAAATGGAGTGTTTTATGATAAACCTTTCCTAGGAACTATTGCTGATGAATGTTTTTCAACTCGTTGGATTTTGGCTGAATATGAACGACTTTCAGGTCAGATAATTAAATCGGTGAAAGCTTTAGCAGCTTTAAATACGGATGTTTCGAAGATAGTTTTCAGAAATTTTGGAGCCAATATGGGAACTTTTCTTTTTCCTTGGTTCGAAAAATTTAGCTGTGAAGAACTTGTTATTGGCGGAAATATTTCGAAAGCTAAAGCTTTGTTTTTACCGGTATTGGAAGAAAAATTAAAATCATTAAAAACAAAAATTAATATCCTTTTCTGTGATGATGCGGAACAAAGCATTTTGACAGGAGCTACGATTATTGCAGACAAGAAAAATAGATTACAAATGGAAAACACTATTCAGTCCAAAAGAAAAACCACACAAGCTTTATTGCCGGTAAATGAGGTGGTAAAAAGCAATTCAGATTACAATATTTTTCCGTCTTTTCACACCAATTCAGACGTTTTTGTAGGATTTGATTCTTTAGCGAATGCCATTTCAAAACAAAAAAAGGTAATTATTGACGGATTTGGAGGTGTGCTTTGGGAGAATTTTAGAAACCATTTGAATTCGGCTTTGACCGAAAAAAAGATAAATGTGCTTTGGTATGATATTGATGCTTGTTTGAAATCATCTGCCGAGATTGACGAAATGATTAAACCGAATATGAATGGTGATGATTTGGTTTTCGGAAAACGATATGAAGGTGAACTTTCCGATTTCTTTGATGCTGAAAAACTAAAAATGTTGCAGCCCGATTCAGCGGCTGATATATGTATTGTTTATGGGACTGGCGCTTCTTTGGCTAATTGGGAAGGGCAATTGATTTATGTGGATGTGCCTAAAAATGAAATCCAATACCGAATGAGAGCTTGCTCGGTTAAAAATATTGGCTCCACTGATACTTTGGCGTATTCGCAAATTTACAAACGACTGTATTTTATTGAATGGCCGGTTTTGAATGCGCACAAAGAACGTTTACTTCCAAAAATTGATTTAATCGTTGATGAACAACGTATTGATGAAATTACTTGGATGCAGGGAAGTGATTTTAGAAAAGCGTTGGACAAAATGTTGGAATCACCGTTACGCGCTAGACCATGGTTTGAAGCTGGGGTTTGGGGTGGTCATTGGATGAAAAATCACATTGATGATTTGAATCAGGAAGAAGTGAATTATGCTTGGTCTTTTGAATTAATTACTCCGGAAAACGGAATTGTTTTGGAAGGAAACAATCATTTATTGGAAGTTTCTTTTGATTTTTTGATGTTCCGTGACAACAAAAAAGTGTTAGGAAAAGCGGCAGAACGTTTTGGAAATGATTTCCCGATTCGTTTTGATTATCTCGATACTTTCGATGGAGGAAATCTTTCTGTGCAATGTCATCCTCGTCCCGAATATATCAAAGAGAATTTTGGAGAACCTTTTACGCAGGATGAAACCTATTACATCCTTGATTGTAGAGATGATGCAAATGTGTATTTAGGTTTTACAGATGATATTAATCCAAAAGAATTTGAGCAAGCTTTAATCGAGTCTCAGGAGACAGCCCAACCAATTGAAATTGAAAAATACGTACAAAAATTCAAAGCCAAAAAACACGACTTATTCCTGATTCCAAACGGAACTATTCACGCTTCGGGAATTAATAATATGGTTCTGGAAATAAGCAGTACGCCTTACATTTTTACTTTCAAAATGTACGATTGGGTTCGCCCGGGATTGGACGGAAAACCACGCCCTATCAATGTTGAACATGGGTTGAAGAATGTTTATTTTGACAGAAAAGGAGAAAGGGTTGCCAATGAATTTATATCAAAACAAACTGCTGTTCAGGAATTTCCAAACGGACGAAAAATGAATTTATCAACTCATCAAGAACATTTTTATGCTATTGACCGCTATGAGTTTACAGGGGATATCGAAATCGAAACTTTAGGTCAGTGTCACATTTGTATGCTGGTCGAAGGAGATATTGCCGAAGTATCTGCGGGAGAAAATACCCAAACATTTAAATATGCCGAAACTTTTGTAATTCCGGCGAATGTCCCGAAATACAAAATCAATTGCAAAGGCGATAATAAAGCTTTTGTGGTGGTTTCATATGTAAAAGACAGTTGGTGTTAA